Below is a genomic region from Actinoallomurus bryophytorum.
CCGGCGCAGGGCACGCCGCGACCGCAGCACGAGGACGGGGCCGGAGTCCGGACCGGTCTCGCTGCCGTCCCAGGCGCGTACGCGCACCGGTGGCTCGCCGCCGAACAGCGTCTCCAGAAGTGGTTCCAGCTTGGCCGCGACGGTCATGGGGATCTCTCCAGGAGCAGTTGCCGGACGTCGATGTATCCGGAGCGGAACCCGGCCTCGGAATAGGCCAGGTAGAACGTCCACATGCGGCGGAAGATCGCGTCGAACCCCAGGTCCTCGACGTCGGCCGCCTCGAACCGCTCGCGCCAGAGCCGCAGCGTACGCGCGTAGTCCTGGCCGAACCGGGTCTGCCCGGCCAGCCGGAGCGAGGTCGCGGACATCGCCCGTTCGAGCGCCTCGACCGAGGGCAGCAGGCCGCCGGGGAAGATGTACTTCTGCACCCAGGTGTAGGTGTCACGGGTGGCGAGCATCCGGTCGTGCGGCATCGTGATCGCCTGCAGCGCGACCCGTCCGCCGGGGGCCAGCAGGCGGTCGAGGGTCGCGAAGAAGACCGGCCAGTACCGCTCGCCGACCGCCTCGACCATCTCCACGCTGACGATCGCGTCGTAGGACCCCTCGGCCTCGCGGTAGTCGCGCAGCTCGACGGCGACACTGTCGGCGTACCCGGCGTCGGCGACCCGCTCGATGGCCAGCTTGCGCTGCTGCTCGGAGATCGTGATCGACTCGACGCGCGCGCCGCGGGCGGCGGCACGGATGGCCAGTTCGCCCCAGCCGGTGCCGATCTCCAGCACGCGGCTCCCCGGGCCGACCTCCGCCAGGTCGAGCAGCCGGTCGATCTTGCGCCGCTGCGCGTCCTCCAGGGTGTCGCCGTCGGCGAACAGCGCGCTGGAGTACGTCATGGTCTTGTCCAGGAACGCGGCGAACAGGTCGTTGGACAGGTCGTAGTGGTGGTGGATGTTCTGCCTGGCCGCGGCGATGGAGCCGTCATCGGGGATGCGCCTGGCATACCAGCGGCGTATCCACTGCAGGCGTGGCGGCACCAGTGTGCTCATGCGCGCGGCGAGCTCGGTGAGCAGCGCGGGCAGGTCCGGCGCGTCCCAGTCGCCCGCCATGTAGGACTCGCCGACGCCGATCAGCCCGTCCACGCCGAGCCGGTGGAAGAACGCGCCGGGCCGCCTCAAGACGATGCGCGGTCCGGTGCCGGGGCGGACGCCGTCCGGCAGCTCGACCTCCAGTGACAGGCGTGCGGCGACGCGGGCGAACAGCCGCCGTGCCACGGCGGCGCGGACGGCCGAGTGCGGCACTCGCTCGATGTCCGGCCAGTTCAACTGGGTCTCTCCTTCCGTGGGAGTCCACGCAGGTACAGGCCGATGCCCTGGCGCCGGATGCGCAGGGGTACGGCCAGCGTCGCGAGCGCCCGGCGTACGACACGTCCGCGGGTGCGCTCGCCGCGTACGGTCGCGACGAAGGGCCGGTCGCCGGCCCGGTGCAGGGTCACGGTGACGGCGAGGTTCTCGCCGGGTTCGGGGAGGCTCATCCGGTACCTCCCGTCGACCGGATAGAACGGTGAGACATAGAACTCCTTGTCGAGCCGGGTCTGTCCGGGCCGCAGGAGGTAGCCGTGACGCTCGCCGTACGTGTTGTGGACCTCGGCGACCACGTGCGTCCCGCCAGGGGCCTCGCACCAGTACAGGCTGAGCGGGTTGAAGACGTGGCCGAGCACTCTGGGCTGGGCGAGCATCCGGATCCGTCCGACCGGCCCGACACCGCGCCCCGCGAGGAAGTCCGTCAGCCCCTGCCGGAGCGTGCGGCCGCCGAAGTGGTCGCCGGGCAGGAAGCCGCGCGGCGGATGGTCGACGTCGAAGAGCCACAGGTACACCGGGTACGTGAACGCGTTGCGCAGCGGTGCCGCGCGTACGTGCGTGACCTGGCAGGCGTACAGCGAGGCCGTCACCAGACACCACCGAGCGCGCGGGCCGCCTCGACGCCCGAGCGGCAGCCGTCCTCGTGGAACCCCCAGCCGTGGTACGCGCCCGCGAACACGATCCTGCGGTCGTCCAACCCCGGCAGCCGTGCCTGCGCGGCGACGGACTCGGGGGTGTAGACGGGGTGCTCGTAGACCATGCGCGCGAGGACGTGCCGCTCCGCGATCTCCTCGCCGAGCGTGACGACATGCGGTTGCGAGGTCTCGAGCCGTTGCAGGCGGTTCAGGTCGTAGCTGACCTTCACCCGGTCGGCGCTCGCCACGCAGGAGGGCATCGTGTAGTTCCACGAGGCGCGGGCGCGCTCCGGCAGCACCGAACCGTCCGTGTGCAGCACGGCCTCGTTGCGGGAGTACCGGAAGGCACCCAGCGTGTCCCGTTCGGCCGGCGTGGGTTCGGCGAGAACGCGCAGGGCCTGGTCGGGGTGGGTCGCCACGACGGCGGCGTCGAAGTCCTCGGTGTCCCCCGCGGCCCGCAACGTGACGCCGCCGGGGGTACGCCGCAGTTCGCGGACCTGTTCGCCGGTGCGGACGGAGGTGAGCTCCTTGGCGATCCGGTCGACGTACGAGCGGCTGCCCTCGGTGACGGTCCGCCACTGCGGCGCACCGGTCACCGAGAGCATCCCGTGGTTGGCCAGGAACGAGAACAGGTACCGCGCCGGGTAGCGCATGGCGTCGGCGGGCGAGCACGACCACACCGCGGCGACCAGAGGCGTGGCGAAGTGCGCGACGAAGTAGGGGGAGTAGCCGTCGAGGAACTCGCCGAGGGGCGGACTCTCGTGTGCGCCGTCATCGAGCACGGCACGGGCGGCGCGGTGGAAGCGCGGCACCTCGGCGAGCATCCGCAGGTAGCGAAGGCCCGGCCGGCGGACGAGGAGCCCCCCCGGCCCTCGTCCGCCGGCGTACTCCAGACCGCAGCCATGACAACGGATCGACATGCTCATCTCGGATGGCTGCGTCTGGACGCCGAGCTCGCGGAAGAGCCTTGTGAGCAGGGGATACGTCGTGTCGTTGTGCACGATGAACCCGGAGTCGACGGCAAGCCCACCGACGTCATGGGTGTGCGCGTGCCCGCCGAGACGCTCGTCGGCCTCGTAGAGGGTCACGTCAGAGTTCCGGGCCAGCACGTACGCCGCGGTGAGCCCCGCCACGCCACTACCGATGACCGCTATCCGCATCTGCTCCCCATCGCTTCGCTCGGCTCACAGGTATTTCGGAGTGAGGCGAACGGCGGATTGGTGCGAATGCTGCGGTATGTCCCCGATCAGGATGATCTCTGCGCCTAGAGCACCAGTGAACGCCTCCCGCGCCGGCCGCACGGTTGGCCGGGCAGGCGGTCAGGTGGGGGTTGGGCAGGTAGTCGTGGGGCAGGTGATCGGGTAGCTCGCCGGGTCTTGTCGTGCACCAGCGGCGTCGTCACCCCGCCATCCGTTCGGGTCGGGGTTCGGCCGCGTCATGTTCCGCTCCCAACCCGTTCTCACCCACTCCGCCGGCACTTCATTCGAAGCCAGGTGGGCTCAGCTCCGGTCAGGCTCGGCTCAGATCCCGCTCGGCTCAGATCCCGCTCGGCTCGGGGCGCCGGTCGGCTTGGCTTTCGTCTGCTTTGGGTTCGGGTCGGGCCGGGCTTCGGTCAGGTCGCGTTCCGCTCCTGCTCCGCGCTCATTTACGACCTCCGTTTCCGGCTCTGCTTCGGACCTGCTTGGGCGGGTCCGGGCTCGGGCTGGGATCGGGGCCGGTCGGGTTGGATGGGCTGGGTCCGGTCGGGCTTCGGTTGGTCGCGTTCCGCCCCCGCTCATCTTCGGTCCGCTTCGCTCAGATCAGGTTGTGCTTGGCTCGGGTCGCGTTCCGCGCCGACCTACGCCCTCGCCCGCCGTTCATCGCCACTGTCACTTTCAACCCCAACCACCTCTGACTCCCAACCACCTCTACCTCTAACCCCAGCACCTCTGAGTTCCCACACCCACCTCCGACCCACCTTCGCCTTTAAAGCCCACAGTCCCTGTTAGACCAGCCGACCCCGCCCCGGACCCGCGCCGTAGCCGTCACTCCGGGACGTGGGTCGCCGAGGGGTCTTCGGGGGTGGGGAACAGGCTGAGGCTGAGAAGTGACTTCATCAGGCCGTCGAGGGTGCGTGGGGTCCAGCCGGTGAGCTGGTGCCAGCGGTCGAGGCGGTAGGTGACCGTGTTGGGGTGGATGTGCAGTGCACGGGCGGCGGCCGTCACCGAGAATCCGTGATCGGCGTAGGCGCGGACCGCCGCGCCGAGATGCTCCGGCAGGCCGGTGACGCTCTGGTCGGTCTGGAACAGGGGTGCCAGTTCGCGGCGGTGGGTGAGCAGGGTGGCGAACAGCCATTCGTTCTGGAAGTCGACGACTCCGCCGGTCTGTGCGGCGAGGGCGGACGTACGCTCCGCGTCCACGATGCTCGCGGCGGCACCGGTCAGGCTCAGCCTGCGTAGGCCCACGCCGACGGGCAGGTCGGGGTGGCTCTCGTGGATGGTGTCGGTGATGGCATCACTCGCCACGTTCTGGCACACGATGATCGTCGCGGTGCCCTGGTTCGCGGACTGGACCGTGCCCCTGTGGCGGGCGAGCCGCTGCTGGAGGTGGACGAGATCCTGCTCCGGCAGCGACGCGGAAGGAACACAGAACGCCTGGAAGGTCCCGTCCGGGTCGAAGGACAGGATGCGCGCGAGGTGCGTGGCCTCCTCGGAGTGGGTGTCGCCGCCGCGCAGGATTCGCAGGAAACGGTGGGTCAGGTTGATCTGCATGGCCTGCTGGGAGCTGAGCGTCTCCTGGTGGGCGTCGGCCGCCGCACCGCTGCTCAGCCGCAGCCAGCTCCACATCAGGGTGACGAGCCTGACGAGTCCCGGGGGCAGCTCCTCCTCGTCCGCGCCGGCCTTGACCAGCAGCGCGTTCCATACCTCCTGGTAACCGATGTGGTACGAGGAGAGCAGGACCTCGACGGGCAGACCCTGCCGGGCCCGGCGGCTGCCGAGCTCTCTGGCGGCGGCCTGTTCCCGTGTGGGCAGGCGGTGCTCGGCCAGGCCCGCGAGGAGTTCCTCCGCCTGTTCGTAGATGAACCTCACGTGCTCTTCCCAGGGGAGAGTCGCGTAGACGGGGTTCTCGGCCCGGATGCGGTCCGTGATGATCGCGGCGAGACCGGGCAGGTCCTCCACGACGGCAAGGCATATCTCGTGGAGCTGCCGCCAGTCGGCGTCGTCCAACGCCGAGGAGTCATCCGATGGCCGTCGTTCTCCCAAGGGGGCCTCCCGTGATTTCCACGACGCGGAGGAGAAGTAATTCGTGAATCCGTATCTAGCCGAGGCCGCGGCCGGCGGCGACACTTGAGGCAGATGAACGGGGGGCCGGATCATCTCCGGGGAACCGGAGGGCGGCATTCGCTGGATCGCTCTGACGATACTCGATGCCCGCGCGGAGTGAGCTGGGGGGTTCACGCCGCCGGTCCAACGCCGACGAGCCAGTGACGAGAGGGGGGTTTGGGGCCGGTGATGATGGCCGCTGTGTTTCACAGCGTAAAGCCGGCTGGTGACCCGTCGCCGAATCGCTGGGGAGGGCGTTAGTGCGGTGATCGCTCTCCCGCGCCCTGTCGGGGGACGGGCGCGAACGGGAGCGGTACGGACGCATCGCGGGTTACCCGCGGAGCGTGTTGCCCAGGCGTGGACCGCCGGGGCCGATGAACAGGGAGTTCCTTCCCGCACCGTGGGGGCGGATCGGGAAGGAACTCCCTGTCAGCGCGTGAGAAAACGGCAGGACCCTCCGCGACAAAGGCGGGCTGCCGCGATCAGGGGCGTCATGGCTTGCGTCCTACGCCTGCCAGCACCCAGCCGGTCGGTGCGCGGTAGGGGCGGTCGGGACGCCAGTCGGGGGCCGGCACGATGCCCGGCGCGAGCAGGTCGAAGCCGTCGAACAGCGCCGTGAACGCGGCACGCCCGCGCAGCGTCACCGGCTCCCTCAGCTCCGCGCACACCGCGTAGAGCGCCTCCACCTCGGCCGCCGAGACCTCCTCGCCGGTGACATGGGTGAGAACCAGGTGACTGCCGGCGGCCAGCGGCGCGCTGAGCTCCCGCAGGATCCGGGCCGGGTCCTTGTCGTCGGCGATGAGGTGGAGCATGTACGTCATGAGTACGGCCACCGGTCTGCCGAAGTCGATCAGCTGCTGGACCACGGGGTTGGACAGGATCTGGCCGGGCTTCGTGGCGTCGGCGTGGATCGCGCCCGCCGAGTCGTTTCCGCAGAGGACGGCCCGGTAGTGGCTGACGGCGACGGGGTCGTAGTCGACATAGACGACGGTCGAGTCCGGGCCGGCGACCTCGTGCACGTTGCCCCGGCGCGGCAGGCCGCAGCCGAGCTCCAGGTACTGGCGGACTCCGATGTCGCGCAGGTGCCGGATCACGCGCCGGGTGAACTTGGCGTTCTCGACGGGCGGCCGGCTGAGCTCGGGCGCCAATGCGAGCAGCTTGTGGGCGTAAGCACGGTCAACGGCGTAGTTGTCCTTACCGCCCAGCGCGTAGTCGTGAACCCTCGCGTCCGTAGGACGGTGTGCGTCGACGCCCTGCGGTAACCATGCCTGCTCGGTCACCTGCTGCCTCCAGGTCCCCGGGGAGATATGCGCCAATCTACGCGGGAAACTCCCGATCGCTTCGTGCACTCTCGCCGGAAAACGTGGCGTTATTTCCGGATTGTCAAACTATCAGGCCGCCTCGTCCGATCGTCGTCATGCGCCCAAGCCTGTCCGGTCAGCTCCAGATGGCCGTCATGCGCCAGCGACCGTGGTCGCACTCGAGCTCGTACGTCCGTTCCGGGGTGCAGGACGACCGGGCACGTACCTGCCAGAGCTGGGTGTCCACGTCGTCCTGCGGGCGGCGCAGGGCGAGCATCTTGAGGAAGGTGATGACCTCGTAGTCGCAGTCGTCCTGACGGAAACACGCCGGAATGTCGCCGCGGATCTCGACCTGGACCGGGTGATCGCACGTTCGACGCCTCATGTCCATACTCTATCGAACATGAGTTCGAATGTCTCGTGGACTTCAACCTCACGCCGAACAAAGCGATCTTCCCGTCACGCAGAGTCTCAATCGGCCTTTACTTTGACTTTGCCAAGACTTGAATGAGTTGGGTCTCAGATTGACCAAATAGGCCTTGGCCAGGACTTTCATCCGTTGCGCGGGGGTCCGGATGGGCTTAGTCTCCCCCCAGTATTCGCGCTCTGCGGTCCGTAACCGGCCGCCGGTCACCCCCCTGCCCGGTAGCGCCGTAGGCGGTACGCGCGCGTGTCGCGCCCCGGATGAACCCCTGCTTATGGAGGCAGTATGGCGACCACCACGACAGGCGCAGTCGGCTCAGAGCGACATCTGCGCCGAGATGTCGGATTCTGGGGACTCATGTTCGTGTCCCTGGGTTCGATCATCGGGTCGGGCTGGCTGCTGGGGGCACTGACGGCGGCGAAGCTCGCCGGCCCCGCGTCGTTGCTATCCTGGGTCCTGGCCGCGATCATGCTGGCCCTGCTCGCCCTCGTACACGCCGAGCTCGGCGCCGCCTACCCGATCGCGGGCGGCACGGCGCGCTTCCCCGCCTTCGTCTTCGGGCCGATGGCCGGCTTCAGCGCGGGGTGGATGGCCTGGTTGCAGGCGGTGTCGATCGCCCCGATCGAGGTCGAGGCGACGCTGTCCTACTCCGACCACATCAGCTGGGTGCACAACAACGTCACCATGCTGCATGAGGACGGCACGCTGACCGGCACCGGGCTGCTCATCGCCTCCGTCTTCATGCTCCTGTTCATCGTGATCAACATCGTCGGGGTCAAGCTCCTGTCGGAGTCCAACTCGATCACCGTGGTGTGGAAGACGGCCATCCCGCTGATCACGATCGTCGTCCTGCTGCTGCTGACGTTCCACTCGGGCAACTTCACGGCCGGCGGCGGGTTCATGCCCTTCGGTGCCCACGGCATCTTCGCGGCGCTACCGGCGGGTGTGGTCTTCGCCCTCCAGGGCTTCGAACAGGCGATCCAGCTGGCCGGTGAGGCGAAGAAGCCACAGCAGGACGTCTCCCGCGCGGTCATCACCGCCACCGTGATCGGCACCATCGTCTACATCCTGCTGGAGATCGCGTTCATCGGCGCGCTCGACCCGAGCCACCTCGCGCACGGCTGGGCCAATCCGATCGGCAAGGGTGACTTCGGCCCGTACGCGACGCTCGCGACCGGCGCCGGCGCCGCCTGGCTGACGTGGCTGCTGTACGCCGACGCCGTGATCTCACCGGCGGGCACCGGCCTGGTGTACACCGCGACGTCCTCCCGCCTGTCCTACGCCCTCGGACGCCAGAGGGCGCTCCCCAAGCCGGTGGCGCAGGTCAGCAAGAAGGGCGTGCCGCTCGTTTCGATCATCATCGCGTTCATCGTCGGTGAGATCGCCTTCCTGCCCTTCCCGAGCTGGCAGTCGCTGGTCGGCCTGGTCACCTCGGCCACCGCGATCATGTACGCCTTCGCGCCGATCTCGCTGCGCGCTCTGCGGCTCCGCGACCCCGAAAGAGTGCGGCCGTACCGCCTGCCCGCTCATCAGTTGCTCGCACCGATCGCGTTCGTCTCGGCCAACCTCATCATCTACTGGTCGAGCTTCCAGGCTGAGTGGAAGCTCGGGCTGGCGTCCGTCCTGGGTTTGATCATCTTTGCGATCACCAGGGCGACGACGCCCGCGGCAGAGCGGGACTCGCTGAACTGGAAGGCCTCCGCCTGGATCTGGCCGTGGTTCGTCGGCCTGCTCGTGATCGGCGCCCTGGGCCGGTACGGCGGCAACAGCAAGATCCCCGACTGGTGGGACATCATCCTGGTCGCGGTCTGGGCCCTGATCACCTACTTCGTCGCGGTGCGGCTCGCCGTTACCAGCGCCGAGGTCGACGCGGCCGTCGCCGCTGAGGAGGCAGAGCTCAACGCGGCTCCCGAGCTCAACCTCCCCGACTGACCCCACTCGAGCAACGGCGCGCCCGCCGGTCCCGTACGGGGACCGGCGGGCGCGCCGTCTCGCGTACAGGCTCAGGACAGAAGGCGGAGCCGGACGGTCGTCGGCAGCTCACGGAGCTGGCCGATCACATCCGGGGTGTACTGGCTGCCGATGTCGGTGATCACATAGCCGAGGTCGCCGCGCGTGCCGAGCAGCTGGCCCTCGATGTTGACGTCGTGGTCGGCGAGGACGCTGTTGATCGTCGCGAGCACGCCGGGGGTGTTGCGGTGCAGGTGCGTCAGCCGGTGGACGCCGGACTGCGAGGCCAGGGACACGGCCGGCAGGTTCACGCTGAGCGCGGTGTTGCCGGTGGAGACGAAGTCGTGCAGCTTGCCGCCGACGAACCGGCCGATGTCCTGCTGCGCCTCCTCGGTCGACCCGCCGATGTGCGGCGTGATGATGACGTTGGGCAGCCCGCGCAGCTCGGAGACGAACTCGTCGCCGCGCGCCTTGGGCTCGTCGGGGAACACGTCGATGGCCGCGCCCGACAGGTGCCCGGACTCGATGTGGCGGCGCAGCGCCTGGTGGTCGACCACGAAGCCGCGCGAGAGGTTCAGGAAGAGGCTGCCGGGCCGCATCCGCGCGAACTCCGCCTCGCCGAACAGATCGCTGTTGCCCGGCCTGCCGTCCACGTGGAGCGTCACGACGTCGACGGTGGCCAGCAGCTCGTCCATGCTGGAGCAGCGGCGCGCGTTGCCCAGCGCGAGCTTGTCGGCGGTGTCGTAGAAGAACACCGACATGCCGAGGTTCTCGGCGAGGACCGACAGCTGGCTGCCGATGTTGCCGTACCCGACGATGCCCAGCCGCCGTCCGCGTACCTCGTGGCTTCCCTCGGCGGACTTGTCCCAGATGCCGGCGTGCATGCCCGCGTTCTTGTCGAACAGCCGCCGGGTCAGGGCGATGATCTCGGAGACGACCAGCTCGACGACGCTGCGGGTGTTGGAGAACGGCGCGTTGAAGACCGCGACGCCCCGCTCGGACGCGGACGCCACATCGATCTGGTTCGTGCCGATGCAGAACGCCCCGACCGCGAGCAGGTCCGGCGCGGCGGACAGCACCGCCTCGGTGACGCTGGTCTTGGAGCGGATGCCGAGCAGCTCGACGCCGCCGATCCGGGCGATCAGCTCGTCCTCGTCGAGGGCTCGCGCGACGGTCTCGACGGCGTAGCCGTTCTTTTCCAGACCGGCGACCGCGTCGGGGTGAATGCCTTCCAACAGCAGTGCGCGGCTGGGTGCGCTAGCGGGGCTCACCTGGAAAGTCCTCCTGCCGATTAGATCGATTTTCATGCTATGTGAGGCCGCCGCGCACGATGGTCACCGCTGCGGTCAGCAGTCCCGAGCGTACTGGGCGGGGGAGGTTCCGATCGCACGGGAGAAGTCGCGCGTGAAGTGGGCCTGGTCGGCGTAGCCGAGCTCGATGGAAAGCGCCGCCCAGTCGACGCCGGCGCCCTTTCCGGCGCGCTCCGCCGCCTCCTGCATCCGATAGCGGCGGATCACCCACTTCGGGCCCACGCCGACGTACTCGGCGAAGATCCGTTGCAGCCGCCGCGTCCCGATGCCCAGGCCCCCGGCCAGTTCGTCCACCCGCAGCAGGGCGGGCTCGGCGGCGATGCGCTCCACGATCGCGATCACCTCGGCGGCCATCGGGTCCGGCGTCTCCGGCAGGCGTGACCGCAGGAAGTCCTCCAGCAGCGCCACGGCCCGGTCCGTCACGGGCTCGGCGATGATCGCGTCCGCGACGGTGCGCGCCTCCGGGCCGAAGATCCGCTCGACCGGCGTGAACCGGTCGGTGATCGCGGACACGGGCCCGTCCAGGAACGGCCGGAACCCGCCCGGCCGGAAGCACACGCCGACGACGCGGCCCTGGCCCTCGATCGTCTCGGTGAACACGTCGCGGACGACTCCGACGACGCGCGCACGCCCGCCGGTCGTGAACGTCATGTTCACCACCGGGTGGGTCAGGACCCGCTGCCGGTGCGGCTCACGGCCGCGAAGATCCCAGGTAAGAATCCACAGGTAGTCGGCGACTCCGACGAGGTCATCGGCGGGCGTCCGGCGGTCCACCTGGAAGCGCTCCCATGCCGTACGGCGGTTCAGGATGCCCCGCCCGCCGCGGTGAGCCTGGCCGCCTGCCGTCATGCCGTCAGTGTCGCATTTGTTCAAGACCGCCTGGCCGGTACGTCACTACGTTGGGCCGTCTGTCACCTGGAGGGAGAGACTCATGGAACTGCGGACGCTGATGGTTCGTGCGGCCGACGCTTCGAACGAGGTCGTCCGGGGCCTCGGGCCCGAAACGCTCGACCGGTCCACGCCGTGCCCCGAGTACGACGTACGCG
It encodes:
- a CDS encoding APC family permease is translated as MATTTTGAVGSERHLRRDVGFWGLMFVSLGSIIGSGWLLGALTAAKLAGPASLLSWVLAAIMLALLALVHAELGAAYPIAGGTARFPAFVFGPMAGFSAGWMAWLQAVSIAPIEVEATLSYSDHISWVHNNVTMLHEDGTLTGTGLLIASVFMLLFIVINIVGVKLLSESNSITVVWKTAIPLITIVVLLLLTFHSGNFTAGGGFMPFGAHGIFAALPAGVVFALQGFEQAIQLAGEAKKPQQDVSRAVITATVIGTIVYILLEIAFIGALDPSHLAHGWANPIGKGDFGPYATLATGAGAAWLTWLLYADAVISPAGTGLVYTATSSRLSYALGRQRALPKPVAQVSKKGVPLVSIIIAFIVGEIAFLPFPSWQSLVGLVTSATAIMYAFAPISLRALRLRDPERVRPYRLPAHQLLAPIAFVSANLIIYWSSFQAEWKLGLASVLGLIIFAITRATTPAAERDSLNWKASAWIWPWFVGLLVIGALGRYGGNSKIPDWWDIILVAVWALITYFVAVRLAVTSAEVDAAVAAEEAELNAAPELNLPD
- a CDS encoding DUF1365 domain-containing protein — encoded protein: MTASLYACQVTHVRAAPLRNAFTYPVYLWLFDVDHPPRGFLPGDHFGGRTLRQGLTDFLAGRGVGPVGRIRMLAQPRVLGHVFNPLSLYWCEAPGGTHVVAEVHNTYGERHGYLLRPGQTRLDKEFYVSPFYPVDGRYRMSLPEPGENLAVTVTLHRAGDRPFVATVRGERTRGRVVRRALATLAVPLRIRRQGIGLYLRGLPRKERPS
- a CDS encoding SAM-dependent methyltransferase, which gives rise to MTEQAWLPQGVDAHRPTDARVHDYALGGKDNYAVDRAYAHKLLALAPELSRPPVENAKFTRRVIRHLRDIGVRQYLELGCGLPRRGNVHEVAGPDSTVVYVDYDPVAVSHYRAVLCGNDSAGAIHADATKPGQILSNPVVQQLIDFGRPVAVLMTYMLHLIADDKDPARILRELSAPLAAGSHLVLTHVTGEEVSAAEVEALYAVCAELREPVTLRGRAAFTALFDGFDLLAPGIVPAPDWRPDRPYRAPTGWVLAGVGRKP
- a CDS encoding SAM-dependent methyltransferase translates to MNWPDIERVPHSAVRAAVARRLFARVAARLSLEVELPDGVRPGTGPRIVLRRPGAFFHRLGVDGLIGVGESYMAGDWDAPDLPALLTELAARMSTLVPPRLQWIRRWYARRIPDDGSIAAARQNIHHHYDLSNDLFAAFLDKTMTYSSALFADGDTLEDAQRRKIDRLLDLAEVGPGSRVLEIGTGWGELAIRAAARGARVESITISEQQRKLAIERVADAGYADSVAVELRDYREAEGSYDAIVSVEMVEAVGERYWPVFFATLDRLLAPGGRVALQAITMPHDRMLATRDTYTWVQKYIFPGGLLPSVEALERAMSATSLRLAGQTRFGQDYARTLRLWRERFEAADVEDLGFDAIFRRMWTFYLAYSEAGFRSGYIDVRQLLLERSP
- a CDS encoding PucR family transcriptional regulator yields the protein MGERRPSDDSSALDDADWRQLHEICLAVVEDLPGLAAIITDRIRAENPVYATLPWEEHVRFIYEQAEELLAGLAEHRLPTREQAAARELGSRRARQGLPVEVLLSSYHIGYQEVWNALLVKAGADEEELPPGLVRLVTLMWSWLRLSSGAAADAHQETLSSQQAMQINLTHRFLRILRGGDTHSEEATHLARILSFDPDGTFQAFCVPSASLPEQDLVHLQQRLARHRGTVQSANQGTATIIVCQNVASDAITDTIHESHPDLPVGVGLRRLSLTGAAASIVDAERTSALAAQTGGVVDFQNEWLFATLLTHRRELAPLFQTDQSVTGLPEHLGAAVRAYADHGFSVTAAARALHIHPNTVTYRLDRWHQLTGWTPRTLDGLMKSLLSLSLFPTPEDPSATHVPE
- the serA gene encoding phosphoglycerate dehydrogenase, producing the protein MSPASAPSRALLLEGIHPDAVAGLEKNGYAVETVARALDEDELIARIGGVELLGIRSKTSVTEAVLSAAPDLLAVGAFCIGTNQIDVASASERGVAVFNAPFSNTRSVVELVVSEIIALTRRLFDKNAGMHAGIWDKSAEGSHEVRGRRLGIVGYGNIGSQLSVLAENLGMSVFFYDTADKLALGNARRCSSMDELLATVDVVTLHVDGRPGNSDLFGEAEFARMRPGSLFLNLSRGFVVDHQALRRHIESGHLSGAAIDVFPDEPKARGDEFVSELRGLPNVIITPHIGGSTEEAQQDIGRFVGGKLHDFVSTGNTALSVNLPAVSLASQSGVHRLTHLHRNTPGVLATINSVLADHDVNIEGQLLGTRGDLGYVITDIGSQYTPDVIGQLRELPTTVRLRLLS
- a CDS encoding helix-turn-helix domain-containing protein codes for the protein MTAGGQAHRGGRGILNRRTAWERFQVDRRTPADDLVGVADYLWILTWDLRGREPHRQRVLTHPVVNMTFTTGGRARVVGVVRDVFTETIEGQGRVVGVCFRPGGFRPFLDGPVSAITDRFTPVERIFGPEARTVADAIIAEPVTDRAVALLEDFLRSRLPETPDPMAAEVIAIVERIAAEPALLRVDELAGGLGIGTRRLQRIFAEYVGVGPKWVIRRYRMQEAAERAGKGAGVDWAALSIELGYADQAHFTRDFSRAIGTSPAQYARDC
- a CDS encoding NAD(P)/FAD-dependent oxidoreductase translates to MRIAVIGSGVAGLTAAYVLARNSDVTLYEADERLGGHAHTHDVGGLAVDSGFIVHNDTTYPLLTRLFRELGVQTQPSEMSMSIRCHGCGLEYAGGRGPGGLLVRRPGLRYLRMLAEVPRFHRAARAVLDDGAHESPPLGEFLDGYSPYFVAHFATPLVAAVWSCSPADAMRYPARYLFSFLANHGMLSVTGAPQWRTVTEGSRSYVDRIAKELTSVRTGEQVRELRRTPGGVTLRAAGDTEDFDAAVVATHPDQALRVLAEPTPAERDTLGAFRYSRNEAVLHTDGSVLPERARASWNYTMPSCVASADRVKVSYDLNRLQRLETSQPHVVTLGEEIAERHVLARMVYEHPVYTPESVAAQARLPGLDDRRIVFAGAYHGWGFHEDGCRSGVEAARALGGVW